The nucleotide sequence GTAAAACAATATTTAAAAGAATTCCTTAACGATCCAGAGGTAATGGACATTGGGGCCATTAAAAGATACTTTATCGTTAACTGGCTAATAATTCCATTCAGAGCAAAAGAATCTGCAAAGCTTTATAAAGAAATATGGACGAAGGAAGGTTCACCACTTCTAATTCATAGTAATAATGTAAAAGACAAATTACAAGATGTACTCGGTGATAATTATATCGTTAGTCTCGGAATGTGCTACTGTAACCCAAATCTAAGAGATTCCATTTCAGATTTTGTTGATCAAGATGTTGAGAAAATAATTGTGGTACCTATGTATCCTCAATATGCTTTCTCTAGCACGGGAGCTTCCATTACCAACGTTAAAAACGCAATAAAGAAACAGCTCGTAAAAGCGGAAGTAACATACATCGATCAATTCTATGATCGGCCAGACTTTCAAGAGGCCCTTCTAGAAAAGGCAAAACAATACGACATCTCCATATACGATCACTTTGTATTTAGCTTTCATGGCATTCCTGAAAGACAAGTGAAAAATTTAGATAAAGCTGGAACCTGTCAATTCAATAAGGAATGCTGCAGTTCTATAAACAAGAACAATCACCATTGCTATCGAGCCACATGCCACCAAACAGCCCGTACATTGGCAGAACAACTAGAGATTCCAGAAAACAAATACTCTATAACGTTTCAATCTCGACTGGGAAAAGATCCATGGATAAAACCATATACCGACTTTGAATTTGAAGCGCTCGGTAAAAAAGGAGTTGAGAATGTATTAGCCTTTTCCCCTGCCTTTGTAGCCGATTGTTTGGAAACTGTTTATGAGATAGGTACCGAAATAGATGAGCTGTTTAAAGAAAATGG is from Flavobacteriales bacterium and encodes:
- the hemH gene encoding ferrochelatase, which codes for VKQYLKEFLNDPEVMDIGAIKRYFIVNWLIIPFRAKESAKLYKEIWTKEGSPLLIHSNNVKDKLQDVLGDNYIVSLGMCYCNPNLRDSISDFVDQDVEKIIVVPMYPQYAFSSTGASITNVKNAIKKQLVKAEVTYIDQFYDRPDFQEALLEKAKQYDISIYDHFVFSFHGIPERQVKNLDKAGTCQFNKECCSSINKNNHHCYRATCHQTARTLAEQLEIPENKYSITFQSRLGKDPWIKPYTDFEFEALGKKGVENVLAFSPAFVADCLETVYEIGTEIDELFKENGGGDVKLVESLNDDDKWINVLKNMVTENS